In one window of Tripterygium wilfordii isolate XIE 37 chromosome 1, ASM1340144v1, whole genome shotgun sequence DNA:
- the LOC119995869 gene encoding uncharacterized protein LOC119995869, whose translation MAYTSSHGETEGLSMNRPPFFNGKDYGFWKTRMRIFLTSLDLDLWDVIENGPHCPMKKEGENLVKKDRSEWTSDEKKLVCLNAKAINVLHCAMSRSEFNHISTCKDAQEIWNMLELKHEGTSQVKDSKINMLVHQFEMFKMKNDEPVCDMFARLTSICNDLESLGKVFTNAKKVQKVLRSLPKTWRDKVTAIQEAKDLRTLKMEELIGSLMTHELDMMSREDEEELPKKKGIALKVDDKDSSNDEEEAALLAKHFRKFMKFKKQGGFKSKAHGKGRNKEDPTCFKCGKLGHMIANCPKASKTGFKGKAKVEKKAFKATWDESSDESSSDEEEEIKANLCLVAKEVKNSSPTDELVSDLENPSNDELSNAFDELYVQHENLLLKYKLIKKENSRLKKLEYAHTHEIEALCAKVIELEKENEVLEKHKCVESHVDSYTNLELKKLYEFDDLQARLHDLESELKSWDEHESVMLSNASSLQNELDELREKNKMLELQFSKFNMSSEKLNMLLSSQRHYLDRSGIGYDPMKLKESLNAGFSGTSKMGSTSRVAAHMPRNNGARISHSKPRRVHLRKFWVPKGINDVDMHAYIKNVYNVCLKSKSKTWYLDSGCSRHMTGDTTLFTSFIEKKNGGNVTFGDNSKSKILGIGSVGNNCFSIDNVLYVDGLSFNLISISQLVDKGYVVKFKGNKCLIKNNWKELVIVGYRSGNVYVLDLDSLCSENIPCLLASNESAMIWHRRHFSYFSAPRTPQQNGVVERKNRTLQELGRTMLIEYDLPKSFWAEAINNACYISNRLTIRKILNKTPYELLYGKKLMVDYFRVFGSKCYILNTKDNLDKFDAKSDVGIFLGYSTHSRAYRVFNSTSKRVEESIHVKFDDINSLDSNVHEKDRETGLEGLELPQSFLEVTQEIPQEEKTTDQKGIINKEASPTIQKDVPRDASDEQLMHDEDDVHNDQEDLSFQRYKVMRSHPKELIIGDLYDGRQPRAKKGSQRSISNPFNSFAMLSLIEPKFVKDALCDDNWVIAMQDELNQFERSKV comes from the exons ATGGCTTACACATCATCTCATGGTGAGACTGAGGGTCTTTCAATGAACCGTCCTCCATTCTTCAATGGTAAAGACTACGGATTTTGGAAAACTAGGATGAGAATTTTTTTGACATCACTAGATCTTGACTTATGGGATGTAATtgaaaatggtccacattgtcCTATGAAAAAGGAAGGTGAAAATTTAGTAAAGAAGGATAGGAGTGAATGGACTAGTGATGAGAAAAAGCTAGTGTGTCTTAATGCTAAGGCTATAAATGTTCTTCATTGTGCTATGTCTAGATCTGAGTTCAATCATATATCAACTTGTAAAGATGCTCAAGAAATTTGGAATATGCTTGAGTTAAAACATGAAGGTACAAGTCAGGTTAaagattcaaaaataaatatgctTGTACATCAATTCGAAATGTTCAAAATGAAGAATGATGAACCTGTTTGTGATATGTTTGCACGTTTAACTTCTATCTGCAATGATCTTGAGTCTCTGGGAAAAGTTTTTACAAATGCAAAGAAAGTGCAAAAGGTTCTAAGAAGTTTGCCTAAAACTTGGAGGGATAAAGTCACAGCCATACAAGAAGCTAAGGATCTCCGAACCTTGAAGATGGAAGAGCTCATTGGCTCTCTTATGACACATGAATTGGATATGATGAGTCGTGAGGATGAAGAGGAGCTGCCAAAGAAGAAAGGAATAGCTCTAAAAGTGGATGATAAGGATAGCTCAAATGATGAAGAGGAGGCAGCCTTACTAGCAAAGCATTTTCGTAAATTCATGAAGTTCAAGAAGCAAGGTGGCTTCAAGAGTAAGGCACATGGAAAAGGTAGGAATAAAGAAGATCCTACATGCTTCAAGTGTGGCAAACTAGGACATATGATAGCTAATTGTCCGAAGGCCTCCAAGACCGGATTCAAGGGTAAGGCAAAGGTGGAGAAGAAAGctttcaaggccacttgggacgAGTCTTCGGATGAGTCTTCAagtgatgaagaagaggagatcAAGGCAAATTTGTGCTTGGTTGCAAAAGAAGTAAAAAACTCATCTCCCACAGATGAGTTGGTAAGTGATTTAGAAAACCCTTCTAATGATGAATTATCCAATGCTTTTGATGAATTGTATGTGCAACATGAAAATTTACTTCTTAAATATAAATTgattaagaaagaaaattctAGATTAAAGAAATTGGAATATGCTCATACACATGAAATTGAAGCACTATGTGCTAAGGTTATTGAGTTAGAGAAGGAGAACGAAGTGCTTGAGAAACACAAGTGTGTTGAGTCCCATGTTGACTCTTACACAAATTTAGAGCTTAAAAAGTTGTATGAGTTTGATGATTTACAAGCTAGATTGCATGACTTAGAATCTGAATTGAAATCTTGGGATGAACATGAAAGtgttatgttatcaaatgctTCTTCCTTGCAAAATGAACTTGATGAATTAAGGGAGAAGAACAAAATGCTAGAAttacaattttctaaattcaaCATGAGTTCtgaaaaattaaatatgcttttatcatctcaaagacattatttgGATAGGAGTGGAATTGGATATGATCCAATGAAACTCAAGGAAAGTTTGAATGCAGGTTTTAGTGGCACAAGTAAAATGGGTAGTACTTCAAGAGTAGCTGCCCATATGCCTAGGAACAATGGTGCTAGAATTTCACATTCAAAGCCTAGAAGAGTGCACTTGAGAAAATTTTGGGTGCCTAAGGGCATAAATGATGTAGATATGCATGCTTATATCAAAAATGTTTATAAT GTGTGTCTTAAATCTAAGTCCAAGacatggtacttggatagtgggtGTTCAAGGCACATGACTGGAGATACAACacttttcacatcatttattgaGAAGAAAAACGGAGGTAATGTCACTTTCGGGGACAACTCCAAGAGTAAGATCCTAGGAATAGGATCCGTAGGTAACAACTGCTTCTCAATTGATAATGTGTTGTATGTTGATGGTCTATCATTTAACTTGATAAGCATAAGTCAATTGGTAGATAAGGGTTACGTTGTGAAATTCAAAGGAAACAAATGTTTGATTAAAAATAATTGGAAAGAACTTGTGATTGTTGGTTATAGAAGTGGGAATGTATATGTGCTTGATCTTGACTCCTTGTGTAGTGAAAATATACCATGTTTACTTGCATCAAATGAAAGTGCTATGATTTGGCATAGAAG GCATTTCTCATATTTTAGTGCACcaagaacaccccaacaaaatggggttgtagagaGAAAAAATAGGACATTGCAAGAATTAGGAAGAACCATGTTAATTGAGTACGACTTGCCAAAATCTTTTTGGGCCGAGGCTATAAACAATGcttgttatatttcaaatagaTTGACCATCAGAAAAATATTGAATAAGACCCCCTATGAACTTTTGTATGGTAAAAAGCTCATGGTAGATTATTTTAGAGTGTTTGGATCAAAATGTTACATATTAAACACCAAAGATAAtctagataaatttgatgctaaAAGTGATGTAGGAATCTTTCTTGGCTATTCAACACACTCTAGAGCATATAGGGTATTTAATTCTACATCTAAACGTGTTGAAGAAAGTATACATGTAAAATTCGATGATATAAATTCACTTGATTCTAATGTGCATGAGAAAGATAGGGAAACAGGTTTGGAAGGACTTGAGCTCCCTCAATCATTCTTAGAAGTTACTCAAGAAATACCTCAAGAGGAAAAGACCACGGATCAAAAGGGAATAATAAACAAAGAAGCATCTCCAACTATACAAAAAGATGTCCCAAGAGATGCTAGTGATGAACAACTCATgcatgatgaagatgatgtccatAATGATCAAGAAGATCTGAGTTTTCAAAGATACAAGGTCATGCGTTCGCATCCTAAAGAATTAATAATTGGTGACTTGTATGACGGAAGACAACCAAGAGCCAAGAAAGGGTCTCAACGGTCAATTTCTAATCCTTTTAACTCATTTGCTATGTTATCTTTAATTGAGCCTAAATTTGTGAAAGATGCTTTGTGTGATGATAATTGGGTGATTGCAATGCAAGATGAGTTAAACCAATTTGAAAGAAGTAAGGTTTGA